The bacterium genome includes the window GTGTTTTAACCAGATGCGCGGCGTCGAGGCGCCGGCCGCGATCGCGGCTTTGACGTAATCGCGCTCCTTGAGGGAAAGCGTTTGGCCGCGCACGACGCGGGCGTAGCCAACCCAGCCCACCGACGTCAGGATGACGACGAGGGACAGGACTCCGCCGTCCCGCCAAAAGGCCGCGAAGGCGATGAGCAGGAGAATCGAGGGAAACGACAGGATCACGTCCGTCACGAAGGTGAAGGCATGGTCCCATCGCCCGCCGAAGTAGCCGGCGGTCAATCCCGACACCGTCCCGAGGGCGGCGCAGCCGGAAACCGTCAACACGCTGACCAGGAGGGAGACGCGCGCACCCCAAAGAATGAGGCTGAAGAGGTCCCTCCCCTCTTCATCCAGCCCCAGAAAATGTCCAGGCCGCGAGGGCGAGAGACGAAGCGCGAGATCGAAGCCGTTCGGGTCGTGGGGCGCGATCCACGGCGCGAGCGCCGCCGCCAACACCGCGACGGCGACGACGGCCAGTCCGAATTTAAAGCCGAATCCTGGGGTCAAGTTTCGCATAGACGACATCCGTCAAGAGATTCACCAGCACGTAGGAGACGGCGATGCAAAGGATACACCCCTGCACCACGGGATAGTCCCGCCGTTCGAGCGCCTGGACCACGAGCGAGCCCAGGCCCGGCCAGGCGAAAATCTTTTCCGTCACGATCGCTCCGGCGAGGAGCACGCCGAACTGGAGGCCTGCGACGGTCACGACGGGATTCAAGGCGTTGCGCAAGGCATGACGCAGAATGACCCCTCTTTCCGGGAGCCCCTTCGCCCGCGCCGTCCGCACGTAGTCCTCGCGGAGGGTTTCGAGCATCGTGGAACGCGTGAGCCGCGTCAGGATCGCCGCCATCCCCGCGCCCAGGGTGACCGTCGGGAGGAGCGAGCTCGCCCACGCCTCTCGTCCCGAGACGGGGAGCCAGTCGAGCTTGACCGCAAAGAGCAGGACGAGCAGCGGGCCGAGAAGAAACCCGGGCGTGGAGATGCCGATCAGGCCCCCAAGCATCGAGGCGTGGTCCACCGCGGTCCCCTTTCGGACGGCTGCGGCGACGCCGAACGAAAGGGAGATCGCGAGCGCCAACAGCATGGCTTGGACGGCCAATTGGAGGGTCGCGGGATACCGCTCGCGGATCATCCGCCCCACCGGCCGCTTTTCGATCAGCGAAGTCCCCAGGTCTCCCGTGGCGAGGCCCTTGAGAAAGCGCCCGTACTGTTCGACGACCGGACGGTCGAGCCCCAGGGCCCTGCGCATCGCCTCGCGGTCTGCGGGCATCGACTGCTCCCCGAGAATGAGGTCGACCGGGTCTCCGGGGACCAGGTGAATGAGGGAGAAAACCAACGTCGACACGGACAACAGGATGGGGATCAAGAACAAGAGCCGTTTGATCAAGTACCCGATCATGGTTCCTTGTAAGCCTCCGCCGCCCACTCGAACGAGGCGTTTGGCCTCAGACGCAGGCCCTTCACGTTCTTGCCGAAGACGGCATAGTTGCTCTCGTACCAGAGCGGGATGATCGGAAGCTCCCGTGCGAGTATTTTTTGAACCTCCGAATAGACGGCCTTTCGTTCCTCGGGGCTCACCACCCGCCGCCCTTCCTCCGTCAGTCGGTCGACGATCGGATCCGAGTAGCCCCCCCGGTTGAGACCGGTCGGAGGCGTTTTGGAGCTGTGAAAAACCTCGAAGAACAGATCGGGCTCGGTCACGCCCACCCACGTGAGGGAGTAGAGCTGAAAATTCCCCTTGCCGACGTCGGAGAAAAAAACGCCCCAGTCGAGCGGCAACACGCGCGCTTCGATCCCGACGTCCTTGAGATAACGGGCGATGAGACGGGCGAGCCCGACGCGGTCCTTCTTCGTGGAGGTCTTGTAGGTGATCGTGAACCTCGGAAGCGGCCCCGCGCCGTCCGGATCGCGGAATCCCGCCTGGTCCAGGAGCTCGCGGGCCTTGGCGGGGTCGAATGGAGTCGCCGCCACGTCGCCCTCGTAGGCCCAATGCACGGGCGAGAGAAGCCCCGTGGCGGGGCGCGCGAGTTTCGCCATGCGGTACTCGATCAAGCCGGGGATATCGATGGCCATCGCGATCGCGCGCCGGACGTCGGGCCGTTTCAGGGGATCGTCCCGCAAATTCATCCCAAGGTACGTCATGTTGATCCCTTCCGTCGTCTCCAAGACGAGCCCCTCGTCGCCCTTGAGGGCCTCCAAGAGGAGCGGCGGGACGTTGTTCTGCAGGACGTCCACGCGCCGGTTCTTGATCTCCAAGACACGCAGATTGTCGTCTGGAATGACGCGGAAGAGGACCCGGCCCGTCTTGGGCGCGCCCCGGTAATAACGGCCGTTCGCGGCCAGGCTCACCGACTCCGCAGGCTTGAGGGATTCGAGACGGAATGGGCCCGTGCCGACGGCCGGATCGCCGCCCTCCGAGGGGAGAATGCCCATCGTGAGGGACGACAAAAATGGCGCGAACGGTTCCTTGAGCTTCACGTCCACGTCTAGAGGACCGTCCGAGGTGAGGCTTTCGATCTTCTCCATCGCCCCCCGGAAAGGCGACGCGAGCGCCGGGTCCTTGACGGAATTCAGGCTGAACATCACGTCGGCGGCGTCGAGCGCGGTCCCGTCGTGAAAGACGACGCCGGGGCGGAGCTTGAAGCGGTATTCGATCGGCGAGACCTCCTCGTAACTCTCCAAGAGATCGGGTTGGAGTTGCAGGCGCTCGTCCAACCGGAAAAGCCCGTTGTGAAGGAGCTGCGTGATCTTGGAGGAGTACGCGTCCGCCGAGAGACGCGGATCGAGCGTCGCGGGGGAAGACTCAATTCCCACGACGAGCGTGTCCGGCGGCGTCTTGAGCGCGGGACGGCAAGCCGTGCCGGCGCACACCGCAAACGCGACGAGCAAAAGACTGCAAACCGACTGGAAAAAACGCCCCTGATCTGTCAACGTCAAAGCAAAGTATGCGAGATTTTTTGAAAAAGCAATTTTGGATCCTCGGTTTCCTCCTGTTGGCCCCCTCGGCGACGGCGGCGAACCTCTCGGACCGCGTCGAGTGGATTCTCAAGCAGAACGGTCTCGCGGACAGCCAGATGTCCATCAAGATCGTTTCCATTCCCGACGGACGCGTGCTTTACGCCAAGAATCCGGGACAGGGTTTGAACCCCGCCTCCAATATCAAGCTGATCACGATGGCCGCGGCCCTCAGGACGCTGGGCCCCGACTACACGTTCCCGACGGAGTTCTACGCGCCCGCGCTGATCGGCCCGGACGGGCGCCTGCCCAATCTTTGGATCAAGGGCTACGGCGATCCCCTCTTCGTGACCGAGGAGCTGGAGGATTTGGTCACGCGCTTCAAGGCGGCGGGCCTGAAAAGAATCGACGGCGACGTCTTCGTGGACGACACCTACTACGACCGGAACAACCTGACGACCTACATCGCGGACGTGAACGAAAAGCTCTACAGCATCATGACGGGCCCGCTCTCCTTCAACTTCAACAGCATCAAGATCCGCGCCAAACCCGCTCGGCGGCTGGGCGAGAAGCCGGTCATCTCCATCGACCCGCCCACCCGTTACGTCACCGTCGAGAACGAGGCCAAGACGGCGTGGGCCGGGGCGAACGTCGACCTCGACGCCGAAGTCAAGGAATCCAAGCCGCGAAAGGCCAAGAAGGAGACCAACGTCATTCGCATTCACGGCACCATTCCGAAGACGATCCAGGAATACAACTTCCAGCGCGGCGTTCCGGACCCGGCGATCTACACGGGGACCGTCGTCCTGGAGGCTCTCGAGCGGCACGGCATCAAGGTCAAGGGGGGGCTCCGGCGCGAGGCCGTGCCGGCGAACGCCCTCCTTCTCTTCACGCACAGCTCCAAGCCGCTCCGGGAAATCCTGAGAAGCCTGGGCAAGTTCAGCAACAACTTTACCGCCGAACAGCTCGTCAAGGCGATGGCCGCCAGACGCTTCGGTCCTCCGGGTTCGATCCCCAAGGGCTTGAAGGTCCTGCGCGAGTACCTTGAATCGCTGGGCATCCCGGGGCCTGACTTCGTCCTGGACAACGGGTCGGGGTTGACCCGCCTCTCCAGCGTCGCCGCCGACGACTTCATCCGCCTGCTCTATGACCTCTACGTTTCGCCGTGGAGGGACGACTTCGTCGCCGCCCTCTCCATCGGCGGTGTGGACGGGACCCTCGCCCGCAAGTTCAAGGGAGGCAAGGTGACGGGCAGAATGCACGCGAAAACCGGGACTTTGAACGACGTCAAGGCCCTCTCCGGCTACGTCTTCGACGACAAGGCCCGGCTCGCGTTCTCCTTCCTCTTCAACGACTTCAACGCCCCGATCGATAACATCGCCCGCGCGGAGGAGGAGATCCTGGAAACGATCCTGGATTCTTTCTAGGTTTCGTCATACATAGGGAGATACACCCTTCGGGTGCGATTCAGGATATTGATTTTCTGGAGGATCTGAAAGTGAAGGGACGCGCGATCGCCGCGACGGTTTTGGTTCTGGGGATGGGCGCCGGCCTCCATTTCACGTTCGCCGGACTCGGGCGGGAGTTGCCGGAACTGTTTCCCCGTCTGGCCCACGAGACCCGCGTCGCACCGCCGATTCCCGTCGTCGCGGAGGATCCGGAGCCCCTCGGCGAGGCCTCGGAGCTCGAGCCGCCGGCCGCGGCCATCCCCTTGAAGCTCTCCGGTGAAGACCTCGCCGAGATCGAAAACCTGCAGGCCGGCCGCAAACTCGTCTCCCCCTCCCGCCTGCCCGATTTCTCGCATGGGGCGCATGCCGTCTCCGCAAAATTCGACGTGCCTGGCTCGATCGAGCCCATCGTGAACTTTTGGAAAAAGGTCTACGCCGTCTACGACTCGAACCAGGTCGTCCTGCACGACATGGATCATCTGGAGATCGAATACGGCGTCCTGGATTTCTCCGACCTCGACCGCCGCGACCTCCCGGATTCCGAGAAAAAGGCCGCGCGGGAGGCGGAGATCGGCGCGGCGGCGGCGCGGATCAAGGCCGCCCTGGCCGAGCTCGACGAATGGGAGGGGCTCCATCCCCTCTCCGAAGAAGCGCTGAGGATTTCCAGACTCTTCCAGCACGTCCATGACGCGGACAAATACAAAAAGGCCCAGGAGGGCCTGAGGACGCAGACGGGGATCAAGGACCGTTTTGCGGAAGCCGTGAGGCGTTCGGGCAAGTACATGCCCCTCTTCGAAGAGGTGTTCGCCTACTACGGGGTCCCCAAGGAGATCACGCGGCTGGTCTTCGTGGAGTCGATGTTTCGCGAGCGCGCCCTTTCCAAGGTTCAGGCGGCCGGGCTCTGGCAGTTCATGGCGGACTCGGCGCGCCGCTATATGACGGTCGACAAGGACCTCGACGAGCGCTACGACCCGATCGTCGCGACCCACGGCGCAGCCAAGCTTCTTCTGCGCAACTACGACCTCTTAGGGACCTGGCCGCTCGCCATCAACGCCTACAATTCGGGCCCGGGCAACCTCCAAAAGGCCGTTCAAAAGCTCGGCACGCGCGACATCGGCCGGATCATCCGCGAATTCCGGGGCGGGAGCTACGCCTTCGCCTCGCGCAATTTCTATCCGTCCTTCCTGGCGGCCCTGCACGTCTACGAGAACCATGAAAAATATTTCGGGAGGATCTTGAAGGAGGCGCCCTGGAAATTCGACCCCGTCCAACTCCCCGCGACGATGAGTTTTCCCGAAATCGCGTTCTTGTCCGACACGCCGCTGGAGAGCCTGAAGGAGCTGAATCCCGCCTATTCGGAGACGGTCCTCTCGGGCCGGTTCTCATTGCCCGCGGGCAGCCAGATCCGGCTTCCCGCGGGACGGCAACCGACCTTCGCGTCCCGCTTCGTCCAGCATTCGGCGGGACAGGTGGCGTCGATCCTCTCGCCGCCGGCCTTCCACGTCGTCACGCCCGGTGAATCCTACACGGACATCGCCGCAAGGTACGGCATCCCGTTCCAGGATTTGCGGCGGTGGAACAGCGAAACGGACACGCCCGGAGATCCGTCGGCCGGCAAGGTCCTGCTGGTCCCCTCCTCTTCGAGCCTCGTCAGGGACTAGCTTCCTCTGCGAGCCGTAGCGAGCGCTGTACCGCGGGAAGCGGTATAGACGGTGACTCAAAATTGACATACGTGTCGGCAAGATGGGTTGGCACCGACCCAGAAGAGGGAGTGGCTCTCACAAAATTCATCAATAATATTAACTGGTTGACTTTTTTTGGCACTGGCATTCCAATTGCTTCGTCTAATCGTTGGAGGGATTAGCCATGTTTGTTGGAGTGATCAAAACCAAGGATGTTCTTCTCCATCCCCTGACGATCATACGGATGCGTGGCTTCAAGGGTTACCTCAAGCTCTTCTTCCGGGCCTTGAGCCCGAAGCGCTACCGCTTCATCGGGATGACGCAACATACCCAGTGGGTGTATTTGGGCGATCAGAATAAGAAGTAGCGGAGCGGAGAAACGTCGGGAAAAAGTACGAAGCCGTCGAACGACTGTTCGGCGGCTTTTTGTTTCTTGATGATCCGGTTCGCGCCACGACCCAACGGCCCTGCAGCCTTCTGCCAATCGGACCCTCTTACTTTTATCAATGTGATAATCTTATCATAGTGATAATGGATCCCTGCCCGCTCTCGAACATAATCCATTGAAAATCAGTGCCTTTCTTGATGATCCCCTTCAGAAATTTGGCCTGACAATTGCAAATCAAACCCTCAACGATTCGACAGGAGGGTCTCATGAAGAAATCCGTCGTCCTCGGTTTCGCCCTGGCCCTAGTGCTCGGCGCATTCGGCAGCGCCCGGGCGGCAGGCCTGACGTCTTTGAGGCCCTCATCGGATTGGTTGTGGAGGCCGGGGATCAAGAGACCCACGGAAGCCCTCCCTCCTCTTCACTGCGGCAACGGGCGGGTGGAGAGGGTCGAGGAATGTGACGATGGGAACCTGGCCAACGATGACGGATGCAACAGTACCTGCAAACTCGAATGCGGCGACGGCATCAAGGGCGCGCGAGAGGAATGCGAAGATGGGAACCGAGTGAGCGGAGACGGTTGCAGCAGCAACTGCACCACGGAGTGTTCCGCAAGAAACGCCTCCGCATCACAGGGACTGCTGACCATCCTCCCCGATCCTTTTTGCTGCAGCCTGGAAGTGATCGCCCCCCTCCCGCTCGTGCCCCTAACTGAGAGTCCCGAAAGGCTCGGCGAAAGTCCCACGCCCACCCCTCCCCAAGAGGACCGACGGCCCGCCTGCCTCAAAGAACATTCAGATATCTTGAATCGACTGAATGCCTGGATGGACCAGCTTCGTAGCGTCTGTCCCGCGCGCGAGAGGCCAGACCTCCTCGTGCCCTCTGGAGACCCGCTGAAGGATCTCCAGGCGGCGGCAGATTACTTCAAGGCGGCGCAGTCCGCCGTCCTTCAGGATATGCAGCGGACCTGCACCTCATCGGGGGGCGGATGTCCGAGCTGTCCCGTTTGCCCGGCATGTCCTGGCTGTCCCCTTTGTTCGGACTCCACATCCGGCGGAGCGACCTCGACCGGCATCAGCCCGGTTATCGAACAAGAGGCCCCACCGTCGCCCTCGTCGCCCTAGAGGGCCGCTTCGATCTCTGTCCATAGAAAAATGAGTTTGTGGGCGCTGCAGGAATCGGACCTGCGACCCCTTCCGTGTGAAGGAAGTGCTCTACCGCTGAGCTAAGCGCCCGGCACCTTCGTAGAAACCGCGGTAAATTAGCCGATTCTTTTCTTCCTGCAAGAAGATTGTGCCGGGCTCAGATCGCAGTGACTTCGGGTCTGTGAAAAAACCGCGCTAACAACGGAAAGTGATCCGACAGGTCGTGCTCCGCGTCGCGCGAGCGGAACTCCCCTCTCAAGATCCGCGCCGATTCCATCACCAGATCGCCGCTGTGGAAGATGTAGTCGATCCTCTGCGTCCGCGCGTCTTGAGACCTCGGCGCCTGCAGCTTGTCTTGATAGGGATTCGGCTCGAGGTACGTGTCGCCGGCATTGACGTCCCGCAGGGACATCGTGCGGCTCATGGCGGCGTATTCCCGTGTCGCGCCTGCGACATTGAAATCGCCGATATGGAAGAGGGACGCCGGCACCTTCCGCGTCCGGTTCCGCGCCCGGTGGATTTGACGCCCGCGCGTCTGCATCGCCCGGGGCGAGATTCCTTCCTGATAATGCCCCAACGAAAACGTCATCTCCGGCCCCGTGTCCGGCCGGACCGTCGCCTCGAGAACGCCCTTGCCCGCCAACACCTCCCAGTCGGCCCTCTCGTCGTGAGGATGAAAATCGGACGCGACGATCGGATAGCGGCTCAGGAACAAGAGCCCCGCTCCCCAGACCGGCCCCGACCGGAGCCACCGCGCGATCGCCCTCGGCACCTGCTCTTCCGACAGATAATTCATGAGCCCCGTGAGCAGTCCCGTCTTGCCCACGCTGTAGTGGCCCTTCGTGAAATGATTCACCACGCCGCCTCCCGCGCCGAACAGAATCTGGGCGAGCAGGGGCCATTTGTCCTGAAAGTCGTTGATGACGCGCCCGATCCCCGCGGCCGCCGGGGAGGCAACGTGGTACGGGTAGAGGTCCTTGAGCGAGCCCTCGATCTCGCCCCGCATCCCCTCGTCCCAGACCTCCGTGAGTCCGATGACATCGGCCTCCGTACGCCTGAGCCCCGCGATGATCTGCGGGAGCCGCTCGTGATCCTTGTAGTAGAAACCGGTCTCCTGCAACACGCCGCCGTGCCGGTACAGGGCCGTGTCGCCGAAAAGGTGGAGATTGTAGGTGAGGACCGAAAGGGAAAGGCCACGCGTCGCTCCAATCATAGGTCACCTCCAGTCGGTCGTGACGTTGATGGATGAACGATGGCGGAAGATTTACCATATATGGTCAAAGCTGTAAAACCAAAAACATTAACAATATCATATATTTATGACACGCTGTGTTGTCGCCTTGCGTTATCGGGAGAGCTTCCTTATAACGCCGAC containing:
- a CDS encoding endonuclease/exonuclease/phosphatase family protein, whose amino-acid sequence is MIGATRGLSLSVLTYNLHLFGDTALYRHGGVLQETGFYYKDHERLPQIIAGLRRTEADVIGLTEVWDEGMRGEIEGSLKDLYPYHVASPAAAGIGRVINDFQDKWPLLAQILFGAGGGVVNHFTKGHYSVGKTGLLTGLMNYLSEEQVPRAIARWLRSGPVWGAGLLFLSRYPIVASDFHPHDERADWEVLAGKGVLEATVRPDTGPEMTFSLGHYQEGISPRAMQTRGRQIHRARNRTRKVPASLFHIGDFNVAGATREYAAMSRTMSLRDVNAGDTYLEPNPYQDKLQAPRSQDARTQRIDYIFHSGDLVMESARILRGEFRSRDAEHDLSDHFPLLARFFHRPEVTAI
- a CDS encoding DUF4215 domain-containing protein, encoding MKKSVVLGFALALVLGAFGSARAAGLTSLRPSSDWLWRPGIKRPTEALPPLHCGNGRVERVEECDDGNLANDDGCNSTCKLECGDGIKGAREECEDGNRVSGDGCSSNCTTECSARNASASQGLLTILPDPFCCSLEVIAPLPLVPLTESPERLGESPTPTPPQEDRRPACLKEHSDILNRLNAWMDQLRSVCPARERPDLLVPSGDPLKDLQAAADYFKAAQSAVLQDMQRTCTSSGGGCPSCPVCPACPGCPLCSDSTSGGATSTGISPVIEQEAPPSPSSP
- a CDS encoding ABC transporter substrate-binding protein, yielding MTLTDQGRFFQSVCSLLLVAFAVCAGTACRPALKTPPDTLVVGIESSPATLDPRLSADAYSSKITQLLHNGLFRLDERLQLQPDLLESYEEVSPIEYRFKLRPGVVFHDGTALDAADVMFSLNSVKDPALASPFRGAMEKIESLTSDGPLDVDVKLKEPFAPFLSSLTMGILPSEGGDPAVGTGPFRLESLKPAESVSLAANGRYYRGAPKTGRVLFRVIPDDNLRVLEIKNRRVDVLQNNVPPLLLEALKGDEGLVLETTEGINMTYLGMNLRDDPLKRPDVRRAIAMAIDIPGLIEYRMAKLARPATGLLSPVHWAYEGDVAATPFDPAKARELLDQAGFRDPDGAGPLPRFTITYKTSTKKDRVGLARLIARYLKDVGIEARVLPLDWGVFFSDVGKGNFQLYSLTWVGVTEPDLFFEVFHSSKTPPTGLNRGGYSDPIVDRLTEEGRRVVSPEERKAVYSEVQKILARELPIIPLWYESNYAVFGKNVKGLRLRPNASFEWAAEAYKEP
- the dacB gene encoding D-alanyl-D-alanine carboxypeptidase/D-alanyl-D-alanine-endopeptidase, with protein sequence MKKQFWILGFLLLAPSATAANLSDRVEWILKQNGLADSQMSIKIVSIPDGRVLYAKNPGQGLNPASNIKLITMAAALRTLGPDYTFPTEFYAPALIGPDGRLPNLWIKGYGDPLFVTEELEDLVTRFKAAGLKRIDGDVFVDDTYYDRNNLTTYIADVNEKLYSIMTGPLSFNFNSIKIRAKPARRLGEKPVISIDPPTRYVTVENEAKTAWAGANVDLDAEVKESKPRKAKKETNVIRIHGTIPKTIQEYNFQRGVPDPAIYTGTVVLEALERHGIKVKGGLRREAVPANALLLFTHSSKPLREILRSLGKFSNNFTAEQLVKAMAARRFGPPGSIPKGLKVLREYLESLGIPGPDFVLDNGSGLTRLSSVAADDFIRLLYDLYVSPWRDDFVAALSIGGVDGTLARKFKGGKVTGRMHAKTGTLNDVKALSGYVFDDKARLAFSFLFNDFNAPIDNIARAEEEILETILDSF
- the nikB gene encoding nickel ABC transporter permease, coding for MIGYLIKRLLFLIPILLSVSTLVFSLIHLVPGDPVDLILGEQSMPADREAMRRALGLDRPVVEQYGRFLKGLATGDLGTSLIEKRPVGRMIRERYPATLQLAVQAMLLALAISLSFGVAAAVRKGTAVDHASMLGGLIGISTPGFLLGPLLVLLFAVKLDWLPVSGREAWASSLLPTVTLGAGMAAILTRLTRSTMLETLREDYVRTARAKGLPERGVILRHALRNALNPVVTVAGLQFGVLLAGAIVTEKIFAWPGLGSLVVQALERRDYPVVQGCILCIAVSYVLVNLLTDVVYAKLDPRIRL
- a CDS encoding ABC transporter permease gives rise to the protein MRNLTPGFGFKFGLAVVAVAVLAAALAPWIAPHDPNGFDLALRLSPSRPGHFLGLDEEGRDLFSLILWGARVSLLVSVLTVSGCAALGTVSGLTAGYFGGRWDHAFTFVTDVILSFPSILLLIAFAAFWRDGGVLSLVVILTSVGWVGYARVVRGQTLSLKERDYVKAAIAAGASTPRIWLKHLVPNLLAPLLVQATFGMAGVILAESTLSFLGLGVSTDIPTWGRLIDQGVQYLLIAPHVALWPGMAMAAVILGFNFLGDGLRDRLDVKEVR
- a CDS encoding transglycosylase SLT domain-containing protein; amino-acid sequence: MKGRAIAATVLVLGMGAGLHFTFAGLGRELPELFPRLAHETRVAPPIPVVAEDPEPLGEASELEPPAAAIPLKLSGEDLAEIENLQAGRKLVSPSRLPDFSHGAHAVSAKFDVPGSIEPIVNFWKKVYAVYDSNQVVLHDMDHLEIEYGVLDFSDLDRRDLPDSEKKAAREAEIGAAAARIKAALAELDEWEGLHPLSEEALRISRLFQHVHDADKYKKAQEGLRTQTGIKDRFAEAVRRSGKYMPLFEEVFAYYGVPKEITRLVFVESMFRERALSKVQAAGLWQFMADSARRYMTVDKDLDERYDPIVATHGAAKLLLRNYDLLGTWPLAINAYNSGPGNLQKAVQKLGTRDIGRIIREFRGGSYAFASRNFYPSFLAALHVYENHEKYFGRILKEAPWKFDPVQLPATMSFPEIAFLSDTPLESLKELNPAYSETVLSGRFSLPAGSQIRLPAGRQPTFASRFVQHSAGQVASILSPPAFHVVTPGESYTDIAARYGIPFQDLRRWNSETDTPGDPSAGKVLLVPSSSSLVRD